A window of Haloarcula marismortui ATCC 43049 genomic DNA:
AGCCAACCCGGTACGTGGCATCAGCAGACCGGCGACCGCGTACCGTGCTTTTCGAAACCAGTGCCTCAGTCTCGATACGGCGCGACCGCTTCGAGGAAGCCATCGCCATAGCTCGCATCAGTCACCCGGTCGGCCCGTTCGAGCGCCGTTTCATCGGCATTGGCGACGGCTACGGCTTCACCGGCCAAGTCGAACATCTGTGCGTCGTTCACCGAGTCGCCGACCGCCAGGAACTCTGCCGGGTCCAGATCCAACTCCGAACACACCGCTTCGAGCCCAGTCCCCTTGTCGACGACAGGGTCTGTGACGTGGTAGGCGAAGCCGGTATCGAGGACGACGAGCCCGCGTGCCGCGGCCAGTTCTTCCAGCGGTTCGAGCGGCTGGTCGAGCGAGACAACGAGTTCCGTCTCGCGCCAACGGTTTGCAAGGTCTATCTGTCCGAAGCCGAGGTCGTGACCTAGGTCGCGATAGGATTCGCCGACCGCCAGCGCCGCCTCATGGTCGCCTTCCAATCTGAGTTCATCGGTGGCTTCGACGAACACGACGCCGCCGTTCTCGGCAACGACTGTCCGATCGAGGCCGAGAAACTCACAGAGCGCAATCGGGAACGGCATCGCTTTCCCAGTCGCGATGACGACACGTGCGGGCCACTCGCGGAGGACCGGTATGACATGAGGGTCAAGCGCGCGACTCTCGTCGGTCAGTGTCCCATCGATATCCACGATAAGGGGAGGTGTGTCGCTGTCCATACGTTCGGGTTCGGAGCGTCGGATATGTGGGTTGCGGTCAGTCGTCAGTTAGCGTCTCGTAGGCCGCCTGCACCTGCTTGAATTCCCTCTCGCTCCCGCTGTCGGTGTCGGGATGGACCTCTTTGACTTTCTCGCGGTAGGCTCGTTTGATAGTACTCTGGTCGGCGTCCGGGTCGAGGCCTAACCGCTTGTAGGCCTCCGCCGGACTCGGTCCCGACGACTGGACGCGCTGTCGGCGCTGCCGGCCACCCGCTTGCTGGCGGCGCTGCCGTTGCCGCCCCTGCCCACGGCGTTGGCCGCCCTGGGTCGCTTGCGAACGGCGCGCCCGGCGGCCGTCCCGCGGTGGTTCCCATTCCTCCCGCGGGCCAGCCCCGAACCCCCCACGGCGGGCGTTCCCCGTGTTCTGTGCCGCCTGTCGCTCAACCCGCTCGTAGAGGCTCGCAGCCATCTTCCCGCTGAGGTGGTAGTACATGAAATACGTCGACACCCCGAACATGAGCGCCAGGAAGAGCACCGCAGGATTGATCACGAGACCCACCGCCGTCAGGACGACTGTCAGGCCTCCGAACACCACCGCGATTCCCTTGGTGAGCCCATCGTACTGCACGCACGTTCCTTCGGTCCACAGACCTGTAAGCGTCCCGCCTCTCGCCGTCCATCCAGTCCGTTTTCGAACTAGATAGCGGGCACATTCCCGGATGATACAGGACCGGAACAGAACGGAACCACACGATATCGACACCAACGGACTGACAGACCTGTTTTGCCAAAACCGCACCACGGCAGCGTGTCTGACACAGCCTCAGTACCTCCCTACGAACTGTTAGTAAGTGTTTATCACCACGCGCAAACCCCCACGAGTTTCTACTGGATATCTCGCTCACGTCTGGTGATTCACGGGGTCGGGTTTTCACTTTCACCTCGGTCTAGACAGTATTAAGGAGAACCGACGGCATCTATTCCGTTGTACGCGGCTATCGTTTCACGCGTCACCAGCACAGTTCGTCGAGCACCGTAGCCACGACTCCGGAGATTGCTACGGCCGCCGCCGAATCGCAGACAAGAAGGATTAAACGCTATCGATGACTACGTATTCGCCGCCAGAAATGACAGGATCACGGGTAGCTACGACGAGGGGTATCGACCGACAGACGGCCGCTGTCGGGAGGAGGAGCGGGCGATGAGTAACAGCGACCTTTCCGCTGACGAGATTACGCTCCCGATCAAACGTACCGACGGTGACACTATCGAAGAGCGACTCACAGGCAATGCCTACCACAACATCCTCCCGGCTCGCTACCTCCGGAAGGATGCCAACGGGGACCTCATCGAGGGACCCGAAGACCTCTTTGACCGTGTCGCAAAGAACATCGCGCTCGCTGAAGCTGTGTTCGAGGCCAACAAGCAGGACGTCGACGTACACGTCTCGCCGGACCAGCTGAAGCCCGACCACCCGCGCCGCGACGAACTCGCCGACGAGGTGTTCGGCAAAGGAACGTCCGTCGACGACGACGTCGAGACCGAACTCTCTGTCTACAACGTCAACAAGTTTGCCTACGAGACGGTCGTGCCGGAACTGCCCGAAGGTGTCCGCGACCACGTCAAATCGACCGCCGACGCCTTCCAAGAGCAGATGGAGCAGCTCTCCTTCATGCCGAACTCGCCGACGCTGATGAACGCCGGCGACGAACTCCAGCAGCTGTCTGCTTGTTTCGTCGACTCACCGGGTGACGACATCGACGACATCCACCAGACCGCCAAGGAGGCCGCGCAGGTCTTCCAGTCCGGCGGTGGCATGGGCTATGCGTTCTGGAAGCTTCGCCCGTACGGCGACCCCGTCGGCTCGACCGGCGGCATCGCCTCCGGTCCCATCACGTTCATGCGGACCTACGACCAGATGTGCGAGACCATCGCGCAGGGCGGCGCCCGCCGTGGCGCACAGATGGGTGTCATGCGCGTCTCCCACCCGGATGTCATCCAGTTCATCCACGCCAAGAACAAGGACGTCTCACTCGCCGAGACGCTGCGCCTGAACGACCCGGACGACTTCACGCACAACTCCTTCGCAGAGGCGCTGGAGGAAGCACGGGAACTCATCGACGACGACGGACAGGTGCCAAAGCACCTCCGCAACGCCGTCGAGGGTCACCTGTCGAATTTCAACATCTCCGTCGGCGTCACCGACGACTTCATGGAGGCGTTGAAGGCCGGCGAGGAATTCACCTTCACGAACCCGCGAACGGGCGACGCCCATATTGTCACTGAGGAGACGAAAGAGCTGTACGATATGTTCGGCCTCGGCGAGCACGTCGAGGTCGGCGAGGAACTCTCGATCCCGGCCGAGGAACTCTGGGATGATATCGTTGAGGGCGCGCACGAGAACGGCGAACCCGGCGTTATCTACCTCGAACGGGTGAACAAGCAGCACTCCTTCGACGTGGAGGAGCACCCCGACCACGAGATCCTCGCCACGAATCCGTGTGGCGAACAGCCACTCGAAGAGTACGAGGCCTGCAACCTTGGCCACATCAACCTCTCGACGCTGGCCGCCACGGACGCGCCGGACTGGCGCGTCTGGTCGGAGGCCCACGCGGACGAGTACGACTCGATTGACGCGGCTATCGACGCGTTCCTCGAAGAAGCGATCGACTGGGACGAGTTCGACCGACGCATCGAACTCGGGACCCGCTTCCTCGAAAACGTTGTCACGATGTCGGACTTCCCGGTCGAGAAGATCGAGCAGAAGGTCCGGGAGATGCGCAAAATCGGCCTCGGTATCATGGGGCTGGCCCAGCTGTACATCCAGCTCGGCGTCGCCTACGGGACCGAGGAGGCCAACGAGATCGCCCGCCAGACGATGCGCCACATCAACCACGGGTCCAAGGCCGCGAGCCACGAACTCGCCGAGGAACGGGGCGTCTTCACTGAGTGGGAGAACTCCAAGTACGCGAACCCGACAGACTACTCCGACTGGTTCGAGAAGCAGACCGGCGAGGACGCGGCGGACTGGGAAGACGGCTACCCGATCCGCAACCACAACACGACGACCATCGCCCCGACCGGGACGACCTCGATGATTGGCAACACCACCGGCGGGTGTGAGCCCATCTACAACGTCGCCTACTACAAGAACGTCTCCGACGACGTGCAGGGCGACGAGATGCTCGTTGAGTTCGACGACTACTTCCTCCGCGCACTGGAGGACAACGACATCGACGTCGAGGCCGTCAAGCAGGAGGCTCAGGAGCAGATGGCCAACAACGAGTTCGACGGCGTCGACGGGCTGACGACCGTGCCCGACGCCATCGGCGAGCTGTTCGTCACCACCGGCGACCTCTCGGCGAAGCAGCACGCGGGTATTCAGGTAGCCTGTCAGGAGGGCGTCGACTCCGCCATCTCGAAGACGGTCAACGCCCCGAACGACTCCACGACAGAGGACGCCGCCGAAGTGTTCGAGTACATCTACGACCACGGCGGCAAGGGCGTCACCTACTACCGCGACGGTACCCGCAGCAAGCAGGTGCTGACCACGCGCGCCCAGAACACGGAGTTCTCGGACATGGACGCCGACGAGATCGTCGCACAGATCGAAGAGGTCTTCGGCGGCATCGAGGGCTTCCTCGAGGACGAGGCCGTTCAGGCCGCCATCGACGACTCCATCCAGCAGGTGCTGGGTGTCGCCGACGGGGACGCCGAGTACGCTGAGAAGCAGACCCGGCCGGACGTGCTCCACGGCGTGACACAGCGCATCGACACCGGCTACGGGAAGCTCTACGTCAACATCAACGAGGACCCCGAAGCCGACCGGCCGTTCGAGCTGTTCGCCAACATCGGCAACTCCGGTGGCTTCACCGCCTCCTTCACCGAGGCGCTGGCCAAGACCATCTCGACGGCACTTCGCTCGGGCGTCGACCCCGAAGAGATCGCCGACGAACTGCAGGGTATCCGGTCGCCGAAGGTCGCCTGGGACAAGGGCGAGCAGATCCAGTCCATCCCGGACGCCATCGGCACGGCCCTGCGTCGCTACCTCGACGGCGACGTCGACAAGGCCTACCCCGACCAGACCACACTAGAGGAAACCGCCGAAAAAGCTGAAGGCGAGACCGCCACCCAGACCCAGACCGACGGCGGCGCGGCCGCCGCAGCTGACGCGGGTGGCGACCAGCAGGACATCATCGACGCCGGCGAGAGCCCGGAGTGTCCTGACTGTGGCTCGCTGTCGCTGTACTACTCGGAAGGCTGCAAGACCTGCGAGTCCTGTGGCTGGTCCGAGTGCTGAACGCCGCCGCCTGAGACGCGGATTCGGATTTCGCCGCGCCTGAAGCCCGCTTTTTCGCTGTGCACTGACTCGCTGAGGGCCGGCTACCGGAATTCCGTCACGTCGTACACGCCGGTAATCGTCGTTTCCTCGACAGTCGCGGTGATTTCTGTCCCTTCTTCGGCTGCCGAGTCTGCGACAAGCGTCACTGGCTCGATGGGTTGGCGGCGGAGAAATGCCGCAATCCGTTCGAGCCACGACGGCTTCCCGCCCTTGCGGCAGACGATGACGTAGCGTGAGTCCGCGAGCGACGCCATCTTGGGCTCGAAGTCGTAGTCCTCGTGGTCGGCTGGCGGGACGACGTGGATGACCTCGCCCGCAATCGTCTCGTCCATACGCACAGTAGCGACTACAGCGGTATGTGCCGCTCGCTTTGCACTATGAGTACTGTTTGGAGACCCAGCCCGAGGCACCGCTGGGATACGAGTCGGTCTCTGTTTCCGGCTGCACCTCGCCGCGCTGGTCGACCATTCGGACGACGACGGTGTGACCGCTGGACGGTGGGTCGTAAGTGTACTCCCACTGCCGCCAGGCGTCCGCGGCGGGGCCGTCGCCGCTGGCTGCGGGCAGTTGGTCCGAGAGCGTCGCGTCCGCCCACGTCTCGCCGCCGTCGGTGGAGACTTCGACGCGCTTGACACCGCGCAGGCCGGCGTAAGCAGGGCCGCCGATACGTCGGCGGCCGTCCGAAAGCATCGATTCGTGGTGGAGTTTAGCGACCGGATTCACCGGTCCGGTCCCCTGCCAACCGCGTTTCTCCCAGTAGCCGTCGGCCTCCTCGTCCAGCACCTCGATTTCCGAGAGCCACTTGACGTTGACCTCGCCCCAGTGGCCGGGGACCAGCGCTCGGACGGGGTAGCCGTGGCCGCGCGGGAGTATCTTCCCGTTCATCCCGTAGGCGAGCATCCCGCCCCGGAGCGCGTCGATGGGGAACTCCTCGTAGTAGTCGTCTTCGGCCCGGAGCATGACGCACTCACAGCCGCTCTGGACGCCGGCTTCTTCGAGCAGGCTGTCGACGGGAACGCCGGTCCATAGCGCGTTATCCGTCTTGTAGCCGTTGAGGCTCTCCCCCACGCAACGAAGCGTAACAAACCGGTTTTCGGCATCCATCTCTATGATATCCTCATAGTCGAGCGTGACCTCCTCTTCGACAGCACCGGTGATAGAGAGCGACCAGTCCGCGGCCGAGATCTGCGGGTCGATGGAGTTGATGTCGACCTCGTAGAAGTTCTCGCTGACCAGCGGGTCTATGTCGCCAAAGCCCAGCGATGACTCCGCTGCGACGGCAAGCTTCTCGTCGACATCGTCGAGGTCCGCCCCCGGCGCATTCAGTACGGGCGCGTCGTCACCCGTCGCGGCGACCGACCGCTGGTTGCCAGCCGCGTAGCCGACCGTCGCCGCGCCGATGGCCGCGCCGACCGTCGAGAGCGCTCGCCGTCGTTTCGAGGATATCGGTGACACCGAGCCACCGAATCCGTCGAGGAGTTGCGCAAGGCCGACGACGGCGGCGGCGGGGACCGCCGGGCCAGCGGCAAGGACGACTTCGCCGGTGAGAACGACGCTGACGGCCCACGTTACGACAGCCGTTCCGACGACAGGGAGGGCGCGGTTGTTCGTCAGTTGCCCGGTGAGGATAGCTGCCCTGGCCGCCAGTGCGATGAACAGCCCAGCGAGCGCGATGGCGAGCAGGAGATTGAGCTGTTGGCCGAGGCTGCCGAGCGTCGAGATAGCAGTCGAGACGACGATACCGGGCATCGACCGCGCGAGCGTCCGCTCGATTGGCGAGGCGATAAATGCGGGCGCGTAGCCGGTCACCGCGTAGGACCCGGCCAGACCCGCGATAGCTGCGGCGACGCTGACCAGCAGCCGACCGCCGGGCGAGTCGAGGAGGTCGTCAGTCATGGCTGAACCGACGGCCTACCCCGCAAAAGGGATTGTTCCAATTTCGGCTAGAATCCGTTCCGAAACTCCGGAAGACACAAGCGAGCGGGGCTGCTCTACAGAATCATGGACGAGCAGCCCGGCGGTCGGCCCTGCCCGCTCTGTGAGCGGGCGATGTACCACCGACACTGCAAGTACGTCTGTCCGGAACACGGGGTCGTGTACGACTGCGCGGACACGTTCTACTGACGAGACGCTCACGGGTTTATTAGCTTGGAACAATGAAAAGAGTGGTATGAGTGGTCACGGGGAGGAGATTTCGGTGCTGCACGTCGACGACGACCCCGACCTTGGCGACCTCGTTGCGGTCCATCTGGAACAAACGCACGGCAACCTCTCTGTCTGTACCGAGCGAAGTGCGGCCGATGGGTTAGAACGATTGTCCGAGCACACGTTCGACTGTGTCGTTAGCGATCACGACATGCCGGGCATGGGCGGGCTCGAATTTCTGAAGGTCGTTCGCGAGGAGTACGACGAACTCCCGTTTATTCTCTTTACTGGCAAAGGAAACGAGGAAATCGCGAGTGATGCTATCTCAGCCGGTGTCACCGAATACCTCCAGAAAGGGATGGGGACAGACCAGTACGCCGTGCTTGCCAACCGTATCGAGCGGGCTGTCGAGGAACGACGGGCCAAGACCGCGCTCGAAGAGTCCGAGCGAATGCTGTCGACGCTCATTTCGAATCTGCCGGGGATGGTGTATCGCGCCCGGAACGAGCCTGATTGGCCGATGGAGTTCGTTAGCGACGGTGCAGCGGAGCTAGTCGGCTACAGTTCGGAGGCGTTCGAGCGTGGCGATGTCTCCTGGGGTGCGCTGATCAAGGACTCCGAAACGGAGCGTCTCTGGGAAACGGTCCAGACCTGTATTGCCGCCGGCGAACCGTTCGAGGTCTCCTACCAGATCGAGACGGCCGACGGTGAGACCCGCTGGATGTGGGAGCGTGGGCGTGTCGTTGACACTGACGACAATGGCGTCGAAATCCTCGAAGGGTTCATCACCGACGTGACTGCGCGCGAGGAGCGTGAACGGGAGCTCGCGGATCAACGGGCATTTACCGAGAAGCTCATCGACTCCATCGACGATATGTTCTACGTCGTCGGTACCGACGGCAGCCTGGTCAGGTGGAACGACACCGTCTCGTCGGTGACCGGCTACACCAACGAGAAGTTGGCGTCGATGGACATTGGGGACATCGTCGCGGATTCCGACCACGAGAAATTATGGGAGGTATTCGAGGAGACGCTGGAAACTGGATACGGAACCATTGAGGCAGGAATCGAGACGGCTGACGGCGAGAGGCTCCAGTACGAATTTAAGGGATCGCTTATCGAAGACGGGCGTGGCGACCTGTTCGGGATTGCCGGTATCGGCCGGGATATCACCGAACGGAAACGTCGAGAGCGGGAGCTCAGGGAGTACCGCACGCTGGTCGAGAACGTCGGGGACCCGATGTATATCCTCGACACCGACGGTCGCATCGAAATGGCAAACGAGGCGATGGCCGCCCATCTCGGGTACGACCGCGCGGAGATCGTCGGCTCGGAGCCAGCCCGGTTCATGCCCGAAGCGGACGTCGAAAGAGGGACAGCACTCATCCGTGACCTGCTTGGCGACGACGAGCGAACGTGGGCTGCTTACGAGATGCGGACGATATCCGCGGACGGGACGGTCCGGATCAACGAGGACAGGATCGCGCCGCTGTTCGACGAGGAGGGGAACTTCGACGGCTCGGTCGGTGTGATGCGCGAGACGACGGAGCGCAAGCAACGCGAGCGGGAACTCGAACGCTACGAGACGATTATCGAGGCCGTTGGCGACCCGGTGTACACGCTCGATGACGAGGGTGTATTCACCTACGTGAACGAGGCGATAGAGCAACTGACGGGGTTCGAACCGGACGAACTGATCGGCGAGCACATCTCGACGATCATGACCGGCGAGGACATCAACCGCGGAAGCGAGCTCATCCGGACAATCCTGTCTGACCCGACCCGACAGAACGTGACCTTCGAAACGGATATTGTCGACCAGACCGGGAATCACACGCCTATCGAGATCCATATCGCGTTGCTTCCAGCCGCAGACGGGGAGTTCAACGGCACAGCGGGCGTCATCCGCGATATCAGCGACCGGAAAGACAGGGAGCGACAGCTCGCGGAGTTCGCCTCTGTCGTTAGCCACGACCTCCGAAACCCGCTGAACGTGGTCAAAAGGCGGATATCGGTCGCCCGGACATCGGGCGACGTATCACACCTCGAGGCGGCGGAGTCCGCGGCCGACCGGATGGACGAACTCATCAACGACCTGTTGACGCTCGCCAGGCAGGGCGAGACGGTCGGCGAGACGGCGATGGTGGATCTCGCTGCCCTCGCAGGTCAGGCCTGGATCGATGTCGAAACCGGCGAAGCCACGCTCGAAAAGATCGGGACAGCGACGATTGAAGCTGACGCGGCACGGCTCCGCGCGGTGTTCGAGAACCTGTTCTGCAACGCTGTGAAACACGGGCGTCGCGCGGACGGCGCCCCAATCACCGTCTCCGTCGGCACAACGGACACCGGGTTTTATGTCGCCGACGACGGCGTCGGAATCCCACCTGAAGAGCGAGATGACGTGTTCGAGCGCGGCTACACCACGAGCGACGCGGGGACCGGGTTCGGTCTGGCAATCGTCGCTGAGGTCGCACAGGCCCACGGGTGGTCGGTGTCGGTGACAGAGAGCGAGAGCGGCGGCGCGCGGTTCGAGTTCACGACGAGTTCGGAGCGCTGACGTGGCGATAGGCCGGCCCCGCAAGCACCAGCACGGCCAGCGCCGCGGAGAACAGCAGGACGTGTGGGAGCGCGTCGATGGTGAGGCCAGTGAGCGTCAGCGACCGCAGCGACGCGCCCGCAGTGACTTCGACCGCGACCCACGGAATCTCGCCGATGAACGTCCCGACAGCAAAGGAGCGCGGCGAGACGCGGGCGAACCCGGCCCCGTAGGAGACGGGGTCCGCGGGCACGGGTGAGAGTCGCGCCGCGAGGACGCCCCGCGTCTCGCCGGTCACCTCGATGATCCGCCGGCCGGAGTCCCCAAGCCAGCCGAACATCCCGCCTTGCTCACCGGCCCGGAGTGCGAATCGGTAGGGAATGAGGCAGGTGACGAGTGCACCCATCAGCGCGACCGGGAAGCCGTACTTGACCCCAAGGACGAACCCGACGAACGCAGATAACGGCATCGTCGGCCACGCGAAGAACGGGCGGACCAGATACAGGCCGACGATGACACCCGCGAGGTAGACAGGGTGGTCAGCGAGGTGCAGCAGCTGGGCCACCACCCGCTCGGGTGTAAGCAGCGTCGTCACAATAGCGACGACTGCCACCAGTCCGGCGGTCCCGATCAGCTGTCGCTTCGCGAGGCGGTCCATCTACCCAAGTGGGCGGTAGCAATCGACAAACGCTTTGTGGTATCTTTTACGTTGCTCGGGGTTGAATCGGCGATTGTGTCCGAGACGCGAGACCCGGTCGAGCTCGGTGTCGAACTACTCGCCCATCTGGAACACGGGGAGCTGTCCGTCGCCGACGCCCTCGACCGTATCGAGACGGTGACGACCAACCCACAGGTCCAGCGCGAGATACTCGACACTGCAGTGATGCGGGGGCTCATCGAACGCGAGAACGGCGTTATCCGCCCGCGATCACAGGGGTCGTACGTGAACTTCGACAGCGATGTCGTCGTCCGTGACGGGGAGTTCTCGTGTCAGCGCTGTGGTGCAGCTATCAGTACGGGCCACTTCGTCCAGTTTGACGACGGCGAACTGGGCCCGTTCGGGTCGACGTGCATTCGGAAAGTGTTGGGGAGAGAGTAGCGAGGGGCACGACAGAAGGGGGTGGTCCTCGGTTTGAGAACGGGGAGCGGCGCGACCCGTGACCAGGGTGTGGCCCTCGGTGGACGAGCAGCGACCGAAACGAGCCGCAAGCAGCGAAAGCGCGGTTGCTGTCGCAGCGACGGTCTCAGCGTGTCATTGAGGACAACGGCCAGAGAATAGCGAGCCTCCCGAGACGGGCATCAAGGCGGAACGCGGCGGCTTAGCGACCCTGCCGGAGTTCCTTGATGAGCTGTTTGATCGTTCGCTCCTGTCTCTGGAGCTGTTCGTTCTGAGCCTCGACAGCGGCGGTCAGTTCTGCGACCTGTGCCTCGAGTTCAGCGATATCGGGGTCTGTGGTGGTGTCCGACTCGACCGATCCGGTGTCTATGCCAGCTGTGTCACTGGATCGTGTCTCCGTCGGGGCTTCAGTGGTGGGTCCCTGCTCATTGGTCGATGCGGTCGCAGCCTGTGTACTGGCGCTCGTGGACTCACTCTCGGAATCGTCACCGCCCTCCTCGTCGTTGCTCACAAGCGGGTCGATGCCAGATTCAAGGCCGAGACCGTTGCCGGCTTCGTCAGCACTCTTGTCGGGGTCGGCTCCAACCTTGGCATTGAGGTCGGCAAGTGAATCGACTTCGTGGTACGCGAAGAGGGCCTCTTCCAGCGCTTTCCGGACCATTGGTGCTTCCTCGGACGGCGCTTTGATGCGTTCTGGCCGCTCGTTAAACGAGAGGACGACGGCCGTAGCGACGCTCCCCTCTTCGAACTCTAGACCAGTCACGTCGTCGAAGGAGAACGCCTCGTAGTCGGCGTCCCAGGTGACGTTGCCGATGTGCTTGAGCAGTTGGCGGTCGGTAACCACCAGCGTGAGTTCGCTGAACCGGAACACGCCGACGAGACTCTCGTCGGGGGCGATGCCGCCCGAGACAGTGAGCTTCCCTTCGAGCAACCGTTCGAGGACGGCATCAGCGCGGCTCCCGGGGACAGACAGTTCGAGCTTCTCACTGGTGTAGATGAGCGAGAATTTGGTCTTGCGGCGGCCTTCCGAAACCGTGAGCCGTTCGAAGTCGTGCGGATAGCTGGCGACCTTCTCGTCGCTGAGAAGGCCCTCACCGCGGTAGACGAGCGTCCGGGTCGGTGTGAAACAGGCCGCGTCTTCGTCACCGAGGTTGACACCGCCCCGGATCTCCTCGTCCCCGAGTTCCTGCTGGACGAGGTCTGGTATCTCCATACTGCCTGCATACCTGCGTGGTGGCTTAAATCCGCGGGTCGAGTAGCAACGCCGGTGAGGCGCTCGCGGCGTGGGACTGTACCACAGTCTCGACAGAGATGAGAACCTTCAAGACGGCTAACGGCCAACGGCTGAATGCACCCGCGCCCGGGTGGCTTAGCTGGACATAGCGCCGCACTCATAGGGTCTTTCGACTCATGCGGCAGTGCACCCGTCATGACCCCGGGGCGCTCGTCACGCCCCAGACCTGGGCCATGCGGAGATCGAGGGTTCGGAGCCCTCCCCGGGCATTTTCCAGATCACATCGACAAGCAGCCAGTAGCGTCTCTATCTCGGATTCGGGAACAGCACTACACCAGTCCGAGCGGCGGTGTGCCGAGCAAGCGGACTGCGTCGTCAACGAGTTGTTCTCAAACGCCAGTACGTTTGCTCCGACTGCTCGACGCATTACTGTCGCTCCGTGAGAAAAGAATCGCCAGCGATTAGCCAGATGAGAGCCCGTTACCGGGGAACTGCTGAAATACGGACTCGAAATCGTCAATCTCTGCGGCCGTGGCATCGGCCCTTTGGCGGAGTTCTTCGAACCGCTCGTTGACGGTCTGGTATTCATCGCTTGCTTCGAGTTGTGGTGTGTTCTTCTGGGTTTCTAGTGTCGCCTTCTTCGAAGCTACGGCGAAGTACTCCTGAACCCGGTCGTCGTACGTGGTTCGGATAAGCATCTCCGAGACGGTGTCGAGGAGGTCCTCGCGGCTGACCGGCTTGGTCAGATACTCGTCGAAGGGCATCTCGACAATGTCGAAGTCCGGGTCGACGGCCGTCACCATCACTACTGCGGGGTCGATACCCCGTTCTGCGATGGTGTCGAGGACCTCGTCACCACTCATGTCGGGCATCTGTCGGTCCAGAAAGACGACGTCGACGGACGCGTCGGCTAACTGGAGCGCCTCAGTACCGCTGTGTGCGGTCCGAACGTCGTGTGCGGTCAGCAGCCACGTCGAATACAGGTCCGCGATATCTTGCTCATCGTCAACGACGAGCACTGTTGCCTCCTCGGTCTCACCACGCTTTTGCACTTGTTGTCCCTCCTGTCGACTCACGCACTGCTCTCACGGTGACTTTCCTGAACAGCAAAATAAAGCTACCCAGCAGATTATCTATTTTGAGAATGCTATGGTTGTCCTATTGT
This region includes:
- a CDS encoding phosphoglycolate phosphatase; translated protein: MDSDTPPLIVDIDGTLTDESRALDPHVIPVLREWPARVVIATGKAMPFPIALCEFLGLDRTVVAENGGVVFVEATDELRLEGDHEAALAVGESYRDLGHDLGFGQIDLANRWRETELVVSLDQPLEPLEELAAARGLVVLDTGFAYHVTDPVVDKGTGLEAVCSELDLDPAEFLAVGDSVNDAQMFDLAGEAVAVANADETALERADRVTDASYGDGFLEAVAPYRD
- a CDS encoding J domain-containing protein, whose protein sequence is MQYDGLTKGIAVVFGGLTVVLTAVGLVINPAVLFLALMFGVSTYFMYYHLSGKMAASLYERVERQAAQNTGNARRGGFGAGPREEWEPPRDGRRARRSQATQGGQRRGQGRQRQRRQQAGGRQRRQRVQSSGPSPAEAYKRLGLDPDADQSTIKRAYREKVKEVHPDTDSGSEREFKQVQAAYETLTDD
- a CDS encoding adenosylcobalamin-dependent ribonucleoside-diphosphate reductase, which codes for MSNSDLSADEITLPIKRTDGDTIEERLTGNAYHNILPARYLRKDANGDLIEGPEDLFDRVAKNIALAEAVFEANKQDVDVHVSPDQLKPDHPRRDELADEVFGKGTSVDDDVETELSVYNVNKFAYETVVPELPEGVRDHVKSTADAFQEQMEQLSFMPNSPTLMNAGDELQQLSACFVDSPGDDIDDIHQTAKEAAQVFQSGGGMGYAFWKLRPYGDPVGSTGGIASGPITFMRTYDQMCETIAQGGARRGAQMGVMRVSHPDVIQFIHAKNKDVSLAETLRLNDPDDFTHNSFAEALEEARELIDDDGQVPKHLRNAVEGHLSNFNISVGVTDDFMEALKAGEEFTFTNPRTGDAHIVTEETKELYDMFGLGEHVEVGEELSIPAEELWDDIVEGAHENGEPGVIYLERVNKQHSFDVEEHPDHEILATNPCGEQPLEEYEACNLGHINLSTLAATDAPDWRVWSEAHADEYDSIDAAIDAFLEEAIDWDEFDRRIELGTRFLENVVTMSDFPVEKIEQKVREMRKIGLGIMGLAQLYIQLGVAYGTEEANEIARQTMRHINHGSKAASHELAEERGVFTEWENSKYANPTDYSDWFEKQTGEDAADWEDGYPIRNHNTTTIAPTGTTSMIGNTTGGCEPIYNVAYYKNVSDDVQGDEMLVEFDDYFLRALEDNDIDVEAVKQEAQEQMANNEFDGVDGLTTVPDAIGELFVTTGDLSAKQHAGIQVACQEGVDSAISKTVNAPNDSTTEDAAEVFEYIYDHGGKGVTYYRDGTRSKQVLTTRAQNTEFSDMDADEIVAQIEEVFGGIEGFLEDEAVQAAIDDSIQQVLGVADGDAEYAEKQTRPDVLHGVTQRIDTGYGKLYVNINEDPEADRPFELFANIGNSGGFTASFTEALAKTISTALRSGVDPEEIADELQGIRSPKVAWDKGEQIQSIPDAIGTALRRYLDGDVDKAYPDQTTLEETAEKAEGETATQTQTDGGAAAAADAGGDQQDIIDAGESPECPDCGSLSLYYSEGCKTCESCGWSEC
- a CDS encoding DUF7526 family protein; its protein translation is MDETIAGEVIHVVPPADHEDYDFEPKMASLADSRYVIVCRKGGKPSWLERIAAFLRRQPIEPVTLVADSAAEEGTEITATVEETTITGVYDVTEFR
- a CDS encoding sulfite oxidase — translated: MTDDLLDSPGGRLLVSVAAAIAGLAGSYAVTGYAPAFIASPIERTLARSMPGIVVSTAISTLGSLGQQLNLLLAIALAGLFIALAARAAILTGQLTNNRALPVVGTAVVTWAVSVVLTGEVVLAAGPAVPAAAVVGLAQLLDGFGGSVSPISSKRRRALSTVGAAIGAATVGYAAGNQRSVAATGDDAPVLNAPGADLDDVDEKLAVAAESSLGFGDIDPLVSENFYEVDINSIDPQISAADWSLSITGAVEEEVTLDYEDIIEMDAENRFVTLRCVGESLNGYKTDNALWTGVPVDSLLEEAGVQSGCECVMLRAEDDYYEEFPIDALRGGMLAYGMNGKILPRGHGYPVRALVPGHWGEVNVKWLSEIEVLDEEADGYWEKRGWQGTGPVNPVAKLHHESMLSDGRRRIGGPAYAGLRGVKRVEVSTDGGETWADATLSDQLPAASGDGPAADAWRQWEYTYDPPSSGHTVVVRMVDQRGEVQPETETDSYPSGASGWVSKQYS
- a CDS encoding HVO_2523 family zinc finger protein, translated to MDEQPGGRPCPLCERAMYHRHCKYVCPEHGVVYDCADTFY